A window from Gottschalkiaceae bacterium SANA encodes these proteins:
- a CDS encoding polysaccharide deacetylase family protein, with product MRILLISSMAIILSYQLIPNFIERHFDQQVIRRFSAQKNEIALTFDDGPSPVYTPELLDLLKEQDVHATFFLVAENAQAYPEIVKRMAREGHSIGLHSLNHRGFWLETPKQTRLDFEESLQIFQDMKIELIGFRPPWGTFNALTRHYANKADLPIYLWSRNANDWEIETQASDIVSRITKNLSAGEIIVLHDAGGDPQAPKHTIEALGSILAQMKKTFRFIPLKGGNPHELDTRPVS from the coding sequence ATGCGTATCTTATTGATCTCAAGCATGGCAATCATTTTAAGTTACCAACTGATCCCAAACTTCATCGAACGACATTTTGATCAACAGGTTATTCGTCGTTTTTCAGCTCAAAAGAACGAGATTGCTCTGACATTTGACGATGGGCCCAGCCCAGTTTACACACCCGAGCTCTTGGATCTTCTGAAAGAACAGGATGTTCATGCAACCTTTTTCCTTGTTGCAGAAAATGCGCAAGCATACCCTGAAATCGTAAAGAGGATGGCTAGGGAAGGTCATTCAATCGGACTTCACTCTTTGAATCATCGTGGATTTTGGTTGGAAACACCAAAACAAACCCGTTTGGATTTTGAAGAATCACTTCAAATTTTTCAAGATATGAAGATTGAGCTTATCGGTTTTCGACCGCCTTGGGGAACTTTCAATGCCCTCACCCGTCATTATGCAAACAAAGCTGACCTCCCCATATACCTGTGGAGTCGAAATGCAAATGACTGGGAGATAGAAACACAAGCTTCTGATATTGTTTCTCGAATTACAAAAAATCTGTCAGCAGGGGAAATTATCGTCCTGCATGATGCAGGCGGTGACCCACAAGCACCCAAACATACCATTGAAGCCTTGGGTTCAATTCTAGCTCAAATGAAAAAAACATTCCGCTTTATCCCTCTAAAAGGAGGCAACCCCCATGAACTGGATACAAGGCCAGTTTCATAA
- a CDS encoding YbhN family protein, translated as MKNKIFSTLPVLLLIITALIVSKNQELPQILLALRQVKFSYLVLACLLMGVNWLINAGILKNLFRTNPVPLTWKNAIQLTMVGQYYSAITPFASGGQPAQVLSMSAKQIPIGRATSLLMVKFLLYQITIVLYAFGFYAWQYRYLQTTLSNSLPWVSLGMILNGLLILLILLSLLKGKWLEVKLIRLIELIGSKRNNFQTEKWKTSIHNTLKDYEISAKEVQREPSIAIKTFILTVLQLTAYFAVSWAIYRSFGLARIGIVRILALQSLLYMAISFIPTPGNAGASEGGFLIIFHLLYSGATLMPAMLIWRLITYYSNLLFGGLISLYDHWECAQWEKKKASSLG; from the coding sequence ATGAAGAATAAAATATTTTCGACACTTCCTGTGCTCTTGCTCATAATCACAGCTTTAATTGTTTCAAAAAATCAAGAACTCCCTCAAATCCTATTGGCTCTTCGTCAAGTGAAATTTTCCTATCTCGTTCTCGCCTGTCTTTTGATGGGTGTCAACTGGCTGATCAATGCAGGTATTTTAAAAAACCTATTCCGAACCAACCCTGTGCCCCTTACATGGAAGAATGCCATTCAATTAACCATGGTTGGACAATACTACAGCGCGATTACACCCTTTGCTTCCGGAGGCCAGCCTGCGCAAGTTCTGTCCATGTCTGCCAAGCAGATCCCTATAGGGCGAGCAACCTCCCTATTAATGGTAAAATTTCTCCTCTACCAAATCACAATTGTCCTTTATGCCTTTGGATTCTATGCATGGCAGTACCGCTATCTTCAAACAACCCTATCAAACAGCTTGCCCTGGGTTTCCCTCGGAATGATCCTAAATGGCCTTTTGATTTTACTGATCTTGCTCTCCCTGCTTAAAGGCAAATGGCTAGAAGTAAAACTGATTCGTCTAATCGAATTAATCGGATCAAAACGCAATAATTTCCAAACTGAAAAATGGAAAACGTCAATTCATAACACCTTGAAAGACTATGAAATCAGCGCTAAGGAAGTACAGAGAGAACCCTCTATAGCCATAAAAACCTTTATTTTGACAGTCCTACAATTGACCGCATACTTTGCTGTTTCTTGGGCAATTTACCGTTCTTTCGGACTTGCTCGTATTGGTATTGTCCGCATTCTTGCCCTGCAATCCTTGCTGTATATGGCCATTTCCTTTATTCCAACACCTGGCAATGCCGGTGCCTCGGAAGGGGGCTTTTTAATCATCTTTCACTTGCTTTACAGCGGTGCAACCCTAATGCCCGCCATGCTAATTTGGCGACTGATCACCTATTACTCCAACCTACTATTCGGCGGCCTAATCTCTCTATACGATCATTGGGAATGCGCCCAATGGGAAAAGAAAAAAGCATCATCCCTGGGATGA
- a CDS encoding response regulator transcription factor: MSEKILIVEDDLDIAKLMRMFLKKEGYQVYHAPDGQTAIGLFREVNPDLIILDIMLPDSNGKVLCENFRRLTLSPILFVTALQDEDDRIEGLNLGADDYISKPFSMKELAARVRAQLRRANFYAHDQQHTVLRFKGMVVNLENLTVTVKGDSVSLTESEFTLLSSMAKEPGRIFHYERLYQEITGQASHGDYGALLTTMSRLRKKIELHPNFKYIHTVRGNGYKFSEFV; the protein is encoded by the coding sequence ATGAGCGAAAAAATACTAATTGTAGAAGATGATCTAGATATTGCGAAGTTAATGAGAATGTTTTTAAAAAAGGAAGGTTATCAGGTGTACCATGCCCCCGATGGGCAAACTGCCATCGGCTTGTTCCGGGAAGTGAATCCAGACTTGATTATTCTGGATATTATGTTGCCCGACTCTAACGGCAAGGTGCTCTGCGAAAACTTTCGTCGGCTTACTTTATCCCCGATCCTCTTTGTCACCGCTTTACAGGATGAAGATGATCGCATAGAGGGGTTAAATTTAGGTGCCGATGATTATATTTCAAAACCCTTTAGCATGAAAGAGTTAGCAGCACGCGTGCGCGCACAACTACGTCGAGCTAATTTCTATGCTCATGACCAACAGCATACAGTTCTACGATTCAAGGGAATGGTCGTCAATTTAGAGAACTTAACTGTCACCGTTAAAGGAGACAGCGTGAGCTTAACAGAGAGCGAGTTTACCCTGTTATCCTCCATGGCCAAGGAACCGGGGAGAATTTTTCATTATGAACGACTTTATCAGGAAATCACTGGTCAAGCCTCCCATGGCGACTACGGCGCCCTCTTAACTACCATGAGTCGCCTGAGAAAAAAAATCGAATTACATCCCAACTTCAAATACATCCACACAGTTCGTGGAAACGGTTATAAATTTAGTGAGTTCGTATAG
- a CDS encoding tyrosine-protein phosphatase, protein MIDIHSHLLNQVDDGPLSLPESLVLMQQAYENGVTDIIATPHSWAFAGEKNIKWLQERFDNFQKEAQTIPIQLYLGMEHAVDDYRRFVRKIDKEGLLTLANSRYVLVEAMRLKSVDEAEEFVYEMKLRGYFPILAHPERMSMVKKDTSIVRAFRKAGGYAQVTIEACDPRDSGMFHKSAMSLLKEKQIDFLATDMHGLIRNCKNLASVIKRIEDYTGKEFVDEVTLINPKKVLLDQEIIKRR, encoded by the coding sequence ATGATTGATATTCATAGTCATTTGCTGAATCAAGTGGATGATGGCCCTCTTTCTCTGCCGGAATCTCTTGTTTTGATGCAACAAGCGTATGAAAATGGGGTGACGGATATCATTGCGACACCCCATAGCTGGGCTTTTGCAGGCGAGAAGAATATAAAATGGTTGCAAGAACGGTTTGACAACTTTCAGAAAGAGGCTCAAACGATTCCCATTCAATTGTATTTAGGCATGGAACATGCTGTTGATGATTACCGGCGGTTTGTGAGAAAAATTGACAAGGAAGGGCTCTTAACATTGGCGAATAGCCGATATGTTCTTGTGGAAGCGATGCGATTGAAGAGTGTGGATGAGGCAGAAGAGTTTGTGTATGAAATGAAACTGAGAGGATATTTTCCTATTCTTGCACATCCTGAGCGAATGAGCATGGTGAAAAAGGATACTTCGATTGTTCGCGCTTTTAGAAAAGCCGGCGGATATGCACAGGTTACCATAGAAGCGTGCGATCCAAGGGATTCTGGAATGTTTCATAAGTCAGCGATGTCTTTGTTAAAGGAGAAGCAGATTGATTTTCTTGCTACAGATATGCATGGATTGATACGAAATTGTAAAAATCTTGCATCCGTGATCAAACGGATTGAGGATTATACCGGCAAAGAATTTGTAGATGAAGTTACATTAATCAACCCGAAAAAAGTTCTTTTGGATCAAGAAATAATAAAACGCCGTTAA
- a CDS encoding CpsD/CapB family tyrosine-protein kinase: MAEHKIQKNDSSPMAEAYRKVRTNLQFMNLDNNLKKVLLTSVGPSEGKSSVTGNLGLALSEAGHKVLIVDCDFRKPKQHRFFGVSNIVGAMEVLLGEELVQDVIQRTAEENLDLLTTGQKPPNPSEILGSKRFVEMINEIEADYDFILFDTPPVGMVTDAAVLSRMTDGVILVVAVGQEDVRGLERAQMQLEDIGIQILGVILNKVPMDEGGYYSYVYNHYYYGERTKSRRKKRND, translated from the coding sequence ATGGCAGAACATAAAATACAAAAAAATGATAGCTCACCGATGGCGGAGGCCTATCGGAAAGTACGTACGAATTTGCAATTTATGAACTTAGATAACAATTTGAAAAAGGTCCTTTTGACAAGTGTGGGTCCATCGGAAGGAAAATCTTCAGTCACGGGAAACCTTGGACTGGCTTTGTCAGAGGCGGGACATAAGGTATTGATTGTGGATTGTGATTTCCGTAAGCCTAAGCAGCATCGCTTTTTCGGTGTCTCCAATATAGTAGGAGCAATGGAAGTCTTGTTGGGTGAAGAACTTGTGCAGGATGTGATTCAAAGAACTGCGGAAGAGAATTTAGATCTATTAACGACCGGACAAAAACCGCCAAACCCCTCAGAAATATTGGGGTCAAAACGATTTGTCGAAATGATTAACGAGATCGAAGCCGATTATGACTTTATCTTGTTTGACACGCCTCCAGTTGGCATGGTTACAGATGCAGCGGTTCTGTCTCGAATGACAGATGGGGTGATCTTGGTTGTAGCGGTTGGGCAGGAGGATGTACGCGGATTGGAACGTGCTCAGATGCAACTGGAGGACATTGGCATTCAAATACTTGGGGTGATTCTCAATAAGGTGCCCATGGATGAAGGTGGCTACTATAGCTATGTGTATAATCATTACTACTATGGAGAAAGAACGAAGTCTCGAAGGAAGAAACGAAATGATTGA
- a CDS encoding Wzz/FepE/Etk N-terminal domain-containing protein, translating to MEEITLQELFFILRKRLGLIVLITVITVSSVAAVTFFLIEPEYGSTTTLLLGKPQEYQTGTQGIEYSDIQLNQKLISTYAEIAKSHKVLDQVKENLNMEDSYGQLSSYVNVSMLRDTEIIKVSVVHTNPVIAATLANETADVFMTTVTELMQIDNVQVVDEAQVPANPIKPNVKMNLAISLVLGLMVGVFLAFVLEAIDNSVKTPADVEKLGLKVIGMIPIDKHAEGK from the coding sequence ATGGAAGAAATTACGTTACAAGAACTATTTTTCATTTTGCGAAAGAGGTTGGGACTGATTGTTTTAATAACAGTGATTACAGTATCTAGTGTTGCGGCAGTGACATTTTTTCTTATAGAGCCTGAATATGGATCGACAACCACCCTGCTTTTAGGGAAACCCCAGGAGTATCAGACAGGAACACAGGGAATCGAGTATTCAGATATTCAATTAAATCAAAAATTGATATCTACCTATGCGGAGATCGCTAAGAGTCATAAAGTATTGGATCAGGTGAAAGAGAATCTAAATATGGAAGATTCCTATGGACAATTAAGTTCATATGTAAATGTATCAATGCTGCGTGATACGGAAATTATTAAGGTTTCAGTGGTACATACGAATCCGGTGATAGCCGCTACCTTGGCCAATGAAACAGCGGATGTGTTTATGACGACAGTCACTGAACTTATGCAAATTGACAATGTGCAGGTCGTAGATGAAGCGCAAGTACCTGCAAATCCAATTAAGCCCAATGTGAAAATGAACCTTGCGATTTCTTTGGTGCTTGGTCTAATGGTCGGTGTTTTTTTAGCCTTTGTATTGGAAGCGATTGATAATTCGGTTAAGACTCCTGCGGATGTTGAAAAACTGGGGCTGAAAGTGATCGGTATGATTCCAATTGATAAACATGCGGAGGGCAAGTAG
- a CDS encoding nucleoside-diphosphate sugar epimerase/dehydratase, producing MVNKARRLSRMIALMICDLIILYLSFYLSLSLRFGGKVPDEFQSLVHGHASVMIMISLGVFYFARLYTSVWKYASVRELLNVVIGVVIANGLVVMYYFLMQVEISRSVLLIAMMIQILGIGGLRLSYRFSRRVYHRGVHVFQEDKRVMIYGGGDAGEMVMKEYMNKPDMNARVTVVMDDNPLKWGDRIHNVLVFGGKEKVQEAVEKFHVDEIIVAIPSVGKKERTEVLKAIEPLRLPVKILPGVYELIDGKATVGQLRDVEIEDLLGRDVVRLDTASIRDFITGKRVLVTGGGGSIGSEICRQLARFQPEVLYILDIYENNAYDLQQELRRKYPDLEFRVEIASIRDRDRMKEIFWTYRPQVVFHAAAHKHVPLMEGSPKEAVKNNVFGSFNVMKMADKFNVERFVQISTDKAVNPTNVMGTTKRICEMMIQGMNRISRTEFVAVRFGNVLGSNGSVIPLFKKQIEEGGPVTVTHPEMKRYFMTIPEAAQLVLQSGAMAKGGEIFVLDMGEQIKIIDLARELIRLSGFEPGEEIPIDITGLRPGEKLYEEILINKDDMGSTRHKKIFIEKPAVFDIDKIEESLTDLEIGISAMDKKQLLQWLQNFVPTYYPNPEGLVEKAVIKE from the coding sequence ATGGTTAATAAAGCAAGGCGATTATCGCGAATGATCGCATTGATGATTTGCGATTTGATTATTCTATACTTAAGCTTCTACTTATCTTTATCCTTACGATTTGGCGGTAAGGTACCTGACGAATTTCAATCGTTGGTACATGGACACGCAAGTGTCATGATTATGATTTCCTTAGGTGTATTCTATTTTGCAAGGTTATATACCAGCGTGTGGAAATATGCATCGGTGCGGGAGTTGCTAAATGTTGTTATTGGCGTTGTGATCGCCAATGGTTTAGTCGTGATGTATTATTTTTTGATGCAGGTGGAAATCTCACGAAGTGTTTTGTTGATTGCCATGATGATACAAATTTTGGGAATTGGCGGGCTCCGTTTATCCTATCGATTTTCTAGAAGAGTTTATCATCGCGGGGTTCATGTATTTCAGGAAGATAAACGAGTGATGATTTATGGCGGTGGTGATGCCGGTGAGATGGTCATGAAAGAGTATATGAACAAACCGGATATGAATGCGCGAGTGACGGTTGTGATGGATGATAATCCTTTGAAATGGGGAGATCGTATTCATAATGTGTTAGTATTCGGAGGAAAAGAGAAGGTTCAAGAAGCGGTTGAAAAATTTCATGTGGATGAAATTATTGTAGCGATTCCATCCGTTGGCAAGAAGGAAAGAACGGAAGTTTTAAAGGCGATAGAGCCTTTACGCCTTCCTGTAAAAATATTGCCGGGTGTATATGAATTGATAGATGGAAAGGCGACGGTTGGGCAACTTCGAGACGTGGAAATTGAAGATTTATTGGGTCGAGACGTTGTGCGTTTGGATACTGCCTCAATTCGAGACTTTATTACCGGAAAGCGTGTACTGGTAACTGGAGGCGGCGGATCTATTGGTTCTGAAATTTGCCGTCAGTTAGCGCGTTTTCAACCGGAAGTTTTGTATATTCTAGACATCTATGAGAATAATGCTTATGATTTGCAGCAGGAGTTAAGGCGTAAATATCCAGATTTGGAGTTTCGTGTTGAGATTGCCTCCATTCGTGATCGTGATCGGATGAAGGAGATCTTTTGGACCTATCGGCCGCAGGTTGTTTTCCATGCGGCTGCACATAAACATGTGCCCTTGATGGAAGGTTCTCCCAAAGAAGCGGTAAAGAATAATGTATTTGGTTCCTTTAATGTAATGAAAATGGCAGACAAATTCAATGTAGAACGTTTTGTACAAATCTCGACGGACAAGGCAGTGAATCCAACCAACGTGATGGGAACGACGAAGCGAATTTGCGAGATGATGATTCAAGGTATGAATCGGATCAGTCGTACCGAATTTGTTGCAGTGCGGTTTGGAAACGTATTGGGTTCTAATGGATCTGTGATTCCCTTGTTCAAGAAACAAATTGAAGAAGGTGGACCGGTAACGGTTACTCATCCTGAAATGAAACGCTATTTTATGACGATCCCTGAGGCGGCGCAATTGGTTTTACAGTCAGGTGCTATGGCTAAGGGGGGAGAAATCTTCGTGTTGGATATGGGGGAGCAGATTAAAATTATTGATTTGGCAAGGGAATTGATTCGCTTGTCAGGGTTCGAGCCAGGAGAGGAAATTCCAATTGATATCACGGGGCTACGACCTGGAGAAAAATTGTATGAGGAAATATTAATCAATAAAGATGATATGGGCTCAACACGTCATAAGAAAATATTTATTGAAAAACCAGCTGTGTTTGATATCGATAAAATTGAAGAGAGTTTGACTGATTTGGAGATCGGTATTTCTGCAATGGATAAAAAACAGTTACTTCAATGGTTACAAAATTTTGTTCCAACCTATTATCCCAATCCGGAAGGATTGGTTGAAAAAGCGGTTATAAAGGAGTAG
- a CDS encoding MerR family transcriptional regulator, with amino-acid sequence MKKMTIGEYAKLRNVTTETLRHYDRIDLFHPIERDGNSKYRYYSIEQDEKLGTIRELQQLGMSTDEIKNYFNNRNLAQSFDLLLKVQMQLQERIQTLQKLEDNLASRIDHLDQIIHHTDFESIEIKNYDQRLLLRKNTYCTTDDEYHYTSLELEKALNEPTPLLANNRLGFMRNPNETNVEHSFPFIFINHENSADPKYIHSVPAGQYACKFYKGDYRNFVKEVTGMTKILIKQGYAVIGHTLEIVQVDISVTDILEESIFQIQIPIKKA; translated from the coding sequence ATGAAAAAAATGACCATTGGCGAATACGCAAAATTAAGGAATGTAACCACAGAAACCTTGCGCCACTATGACCGAATCGACCTCTTTCATCCCATTGAACGCGATGGTAATTCTAAATACCGATATTATTCCATTGAGCAGGATGAAAAACTTGGCACCATCCGTGAACTGCAACAACTCGGTATGAGCACGGATGAAATCAAAAACTACTTTAACAATCGAAACCTAGCACAATCTTTCGACTTGCTCCTAAAAGTGCAAATGCAATTACAGGAGCGCATTCAAACTCTACAAAAACTTGAAGATAACCTCGCTTCACGTATTGACCATTTGGATCAAATTATTCATCATACCGATTTTGAATCTATCGAAATTAAGAACTATGATCAGCGTCTTCTCTTAAGAAAGAATACCTATTGCACAACAGACGATGAGTACCATTATACCTCTCTAGAATTGGAAAAAGCCCTGAATGAACCGACTCCCTTATTGGCCAACAACCGCTTGGGCTTTATGAGAAACCCGAATGAAACCAATGTGGAACACAGTTTTCCATTTATCTTTATCAATCATGAAAATTCAGCTGATCCAAAATATATTCATTCTGTCCCGGCCGGTCAATATGCATGCAAGTTCTATAAAGGAGACTACCGAAACTTTGTAAAAGAAGTCACTGGCATGACAAAAATCTTAATCAAACAAGGCTATGCCGTCATTGGACATACACTTGAAATCGTCCAGGTTGATATAAGCGTAACGGATATACTGGAAGAATCTATTTTCCAAATCCAAATCCCAATTAAAAAAGCTTGA
- the cdeA gene encoding multidrug efflux MATE transporter CdeA — MQEKILGTEKISKLFIKFAIPAIIGMVISSMQTIIDGIFVGRFVGENALASVNVARPFMDLIFGPTFIISIGAMSYMGRALGAKQVEKGQSIFRTATLLGVSLGLFIALIGTTFHRQLAELLGASPLLLNFVSTYIKNIALFAPFIITMYLFGFTNRLLGKPRVYLISSICSIIVNISLDYLFVKELQMGIQGAALATGIAFVVAFVICAIPLLDKRSTVNFYKGHWTPSLIGQMLYNGSSEGIVSLSSALTVYLFNRTFMAFAGESGVAAYTTISYIAYFGLMMVFGISDGIASIISYNYGKRQFDRIKEIMKLALRTSAIIGLVLVAVMNFSAEPLIQLFIKDNSSIVAMAAKGAALYSVGFLITGYNIISSSYFTAIGNARASIFIALSRGLVGITLGILILPNFLGINGVWLTVPLAELLAFILIQFLKKREPTATLTLKQIDQYSAKKTA, encoded by the coding sequence ATGCAAGAAAAAATACTAGGTACAGAAAAAATCAGCAAGTTATTTATTAAGTTTGCCATTCCAGCGATCATAGGCATGGTCATATCCAGTATGCAAACCATTATTGATGGAATTTTCGTCGGTCGGTTTGTAGGAGAAAATGCCTTAGCCAGTGTGAATGTCGCCCGCCCCTTTATGGATCTAATATTTGGCCCCACCTTTATCATCTCCATCGGTGCCATGAGTTATATGGGCCGTGCCTTGGGAGCAAAGCAAGTTGAAAAAGGGCAATCCATCTTTCGCACAGCGACCCTATTGGGTGTTAGCCTTGGTTTATTTATTGCCTTGATTGGAACCACCTTTCATCGCCAGCTAGCAGAACTCTTGGGTGCAAGCCCTCTATTACTGAATTTCGTCTCTACTTATATCAAGAATATTGCACTCTTTGCGCCATTTATCATCACCATGTATCTATTTGGATTTACCAACCGTTTGCTGGGTAAACCTAGAGTTTATCTGATCAGTTCCATTTGTAGTATTATTGTAAATATCAGCTTGGACTATTTATTTGTAAAAGAACTACAAATGGGTATTCAAGGCGCAGCTCTAGCAACAGGAATCGCCTTTGTGGTTGCCTTTGTGATTTGCGCCATACCCTTGCTTGATAAAAGGAGCACCGTCAACTTTTATAAAGGCCATTGGACCCCGTCCTTGATCGGGCAGATGTTATATAACGGTTCTTCCGAAGGAATTGTATCTCTTTCTTCAGCCCTTACCGTCTACTTATTCAATCGAACATTTATGGCATTTGCTGGAGAAAGTGGCGTCGCCGCCTATACCACAATCAGTTATATCGCCTACTTTGGTCTTATGATGGTCTTTGGCATTTCTGATGGGATCGCATCCATCATCAGCTATAACTATGGGAAAAGACAGTTTGATCGAATCAAAGAGATTATGAAGCTGGCGCTTCGGACCAGCGCAATCATTGGCCTCGTCCTTGTCGCAGTGATGAATTTCTCTGCAGAACCCTTGATTCAATTGTTTATCAAGGACAATTCGAGCATCGTTGCCATGGCAGCTAAAGGAGCCGCCCTCTATTCCGTCGGCTTTTTAATCACAGGATACAATATTATTTCTTCTAGTTACTTCACAGCGATCGGCAATGCACGCGCTTCGATTTTCATCGCTTTGTCTCGCGGGCTTGTGGGAATCACTCTAGGAATTCTGATTCTGCCAAACTTCTTGGGAATCAACGGGGTCTGGCTTACCGTTCCTCTGGCTGAATTGCTCGCCTTTATCTTGATTCAATTCTTAAAAAAACGAGAGCCAACCGCAACGCTTACCCTCAAGCAAATTGATCAATATTCGGCGAAGAAAACCGCATAA
- a CDS encoding helix-turn-helix domain-containing protein: protein MNNSYYTVDQVAAFLHMHVKTVRRYIREGKLPAAKVGKQWRINGHDLSTFMEGEQPTVKIPDTPLLSVDQGQASTPRVQVSTVVEVIYETQAEVDRITNTLTAVMQNKDPIYGYSTMNIQVLPSQQKIRVLLWGTILFIESMLGCIRSMVEE, encoded by the coding sequence ATGAACAATTCATACTATACGGTAGATCAGGTTGCAGCGTTTTTACACATGCATGTCAAAACCGTCCGACGCTATATACGAGAAGGAAAACTTCCCGCTGCCAAGGTGGGGAAACAATGGCGCATTAACGGTCATGACCTCAGCACTTTTATGGAGGGGGAACAGCCTACAGTAAAAATCCCAGACACCCCGCTTCTATCTGTTGATCAAGGTCAAGCTTCCACACCACGGGTTCAGGTTTCAACAGTCGTTGAAGTGATCTACGAAACGCAGGCAGAAGTTGATCGAATTACCAATACCCTAACAGCTGTCATGCAGAATAAGGATCCCATTTACGGGTATTCCACTATGAATATTCAAGTCTTGCCTAGTCAGCAAAAAATACGGGTATTATTATGGGGAACAATCCTCTTTATCGAATCCATGCTTGGATGCATTCGATCCATGGTTGAAGAATAG
- a CDS encoding alpha/beta hydrolase codes for MKKNSIYDSPHGKHIILSAYEEILKQWPLPYEQIKVPTTYGQTAVLVSGANDLPALILLHGATTNSAMWIGDVKALSHRYQVFAIDIIGEPGFSSESRPNHEGNHYGIWLEEIMLHFNLMRATLMGNSLGAWMALQLAKYRTNRVEALVLLAPSGLRPARLSFVLKAIPLSLLGEWGTDKLNQIVYGQENIPREAKAFGKLILDHFTPRIGSLPSLTDEELQKFTMPILFIGGEKDALLHTRDSAERLQTFIPHAEVHIISNAGHVLIHQQEIILNFLDKCKANKKTGV; via the coding sequence ATGAAAAAGAATTCCATTTATGATTCCCCCCACGGGAAACACATAATCCTATCTGCTTATGAAGAAATTCTCAAACAATGGCCCCTTCCCTATGAACAAATTAAAGTCCCAACCACCTACGGCCAAACCGCCGTACTTGTTTCAGGTGCAAATGACTTGCCTGCCCTGATCTTGCTTCACGGGGCCACCACCAATTCCGCCATGTGGATTGGCGATGTAAAAGCCCTAAGCCATCGCTATCAAGTATTCGCCATCGACATCATTGGTGAACCAGGATTCTCTTCTGAATCCCGTCCCAATCACGAAGGTAATCATTACGGAATTTGGTTGGAAGAAATCATGCTGCACTTCAATTTGATGCGTGCGACTTTAATGGGTAATTCTTTGGGAGCATGGATGGCTTTGCAATTGGCAAAATATCGAACAAATCGTGTTGAAGCACTTGTTTTACTTGCTCCTAGCGGATTGAGGCCAGCACGGCTATCTTTTGTGTTGAAAGCCATCCCTCTTAGCTTGCTTGGAGAATGGGGAACCGACAAGCTTAATCAGATCGTCTACGGACAAGAAAACATTCCAAGAGAAGCCAAAGCCTTCGGGAAACTGATCCTAGATCATTTCACCCCTAGAATTGGATCCCTTCCGTCTTTGACCGATGAAGAACTTCAAAAATTCACCATGCCAATTCTCTTTATTGGCGGAGAAAAAGATGCCCTCCTCCACACCCGTGATTCCGCAGAACGACTTCAAACATTCATACCTCACGCTGAAGTTCATATTATTTCCAATGCCGGACATGTCTTAATCCACCAACAAGAAATCATCTTGAATTTTCTGGACAAGTGCAAAGCGAATAAAAAAACCGGAGTCTGA
- a CDS encoding YkvA family protein, with the protein MRIREWAKKIKLEISVLAYASKHKDMSLVAKGAILLTLAYALSPIDLIPDFIPVLGYLDDLILLPLMIAGCIRLIPENVMEESRVAVENREGEPLRKRWVYALPIVLLWCFIIWKISGIFV; encoded by the coding sequence ATGCGAATTAGAGAATGGGCGAAAAAAATTAAATTGGAGATTTCTGTTCTTGCTTATGCAAGCAAGCACAAGGATATGTCACTTGTTGCAAAGGGAGCGATTCTTTTAACACTTGCTTATGCTCTTTCACCCATCGATTTGATTCCCGATTTTATACCGGTATTGGGTTACCTTGACGATTTGATTCTTTTGCCTTTGATGATTGCAGGTTGTATTCGTTTAATCCCAGAAAATGTGATGGAAGAGTCTCGAGTTGCAGTGGAGAATCGAGAAGGAGAGCCTTTACGAAAAAGATGGGTTTATGCACTTCCGATTGTTTTATTATGGTGTTTTATTATTTGGAAAATAAGTGGAATCTTTGTATAG